ACAACTGCAGAGTCCTGCCTCTTCCTCTGGGGTCGGCCCCCACCCATATGACCACCGCCGAAATGACCATACCCATCATCATCAACATCCATTTCTTCCTGACCTGGTTGCCCGCCGAAATGGAACATTCTCGATGGTCCAGGGCCGCCGAATCCACCGCCGCCTCCCCCACCACCGCTGAAAAAGCTAGCAAACGGGTCGTCTCCTCCAAAGAACATTCGGAATGTGTCGCGTGGATTTCCCTGGAATTCGTAGTGGAAATTACCCCCACCCGGTGCGGATCCTTGGAAACCACTTTCGGGGGGAGGTCCGTTTTTCAGCCCTTCTTCGCCATACTTGTCGTAAATTTCCCTCTTGTTTTTGTCACTCAGCACGTCATATGCCTCGGCTATTTCTTTAAACTTCTCTTCTGCTCCAGGCGACTTGTTTTTATCCGGATGATACTTGAGCGCCATTTTCCGGTAGCCTTTCTTGATTTCATCTTCTGAAGCACCTTTGTTGATGCCTAGAATTTTGTAATAATCCTTTCCCATCGTTAATATCACAATATGTCAGCTATATGCAGTTTTTTTTCTAACTTGTCACTCTCCCAATTAAGTTTACACTGAGCTTCGAGTCAGTCTCCAGACCGTTTATTACCTGTTGACAGCTCTCGCTGTTTCTCGCACGACCTAGAAAATACTAGAATATGACGTCAGTTCCTTATCGCCTTCACCAATCCATTTGCTGCGACCTAAAAATAACACAAAGCTGGGTCGCCAAGTAAATAATGGGGAAACACTCAATAGAATAAAAGAAgggaaatatttgaaaacattaaTATGACGTTAGGcataaagcaaaaaaaacaaaaacaaaaacaaaacaaacaaaccccaaacaaacaaacaaacaaaaaacagaaacacaaataaaaacaaacaaacaaaaaacctttGAAAACTTCATGCATTAAGACAGACAAGTAATATTCAAGAATCCTGGTGCTTGCGAATTTTCCATTTATAAATACGACAATTCATGCGTTTATACTCGTATAAGTAAATCTAGAGAGGAATTGggagatccccccccccccccccccgataaaCATATAGGACGCACTTGATCTATCTACACTGCCGAGTGCGCGCACCTGGTGTAGATCAGTGATTTACACCTCTAATCAAGCAAGCACAATTTGGTGTAGCGATTTTTTTGCTGAGCATTGTGTCTCACCTAATTAAGTTCGAACTTAATTAGGAAAGACACAATTAATgctcagcaaaaaaaaaaaaattaaacttattgTCAACTTTGCAACTGAAAAGTTTATTCTGGCAAAATTACGAGAGAGTTAGTGCATTCATATGCATTGATAAATAAATGCGTtccattattttgtttatttgagaaaatatttcatgaatCGTTTACAAGATCTTGACCTTGCAGCAGTTGAAGTCAAATATCACAAATAATAACCTGCATAAGCAACATGAAATACACTCTTAGTTGCCAGATCAATTTATAAGTACCAAGTTAAGTTTAATTCCTTTGTTCTGTACTGTTCTAccgaacaattttaattatgtattccTGCTAGCTTTATATTACACTATACATCTTTTGAAGAGAAGCagagtggatcgtaaacccttggttAGCGAAGATGAAGTATATATTTTCCTGAAAAAGCactatgagctgtatttttagaattttattttgctggaaaaacctgctagtatgataaatCTGCACGTAACTAAGATTTTaggataaataagatttgaaaaaaatcattaatttttgtcagaagaaagatttcttttCCAAGatatatatagcagatcaatttttgtacaggacgacaacaATTCAGTTTTGCTCCAAGTAAAGCGTCTTAACGGCTTTTCCCCCCAAAACATTAACTAACAGAAATGTAAAAACcataattttttgtcattttagtagaaacagcattttctttttaaaaaattcaacatgaaaattgcagctcatattgctttaaataaaaaggaggCACAGAGTAAACCCCGAAAGTAAACCCAAGGTTTAGTCGGGGTCTGCTCTGGTGTTAGCTTGGGTCTGGTCGgtactgtatatacatgtacgaatATGTGATTCCAAATACATTGCCGGACATTTTACAACAGACATCTTCACTGCGATAATCACCATCACCATCACAGAAAGTGAAAtagtgtatttattatatagtTAACATGCAACAATGCCGCTTATTGATCTTCCTACAGGACAGGCAGTCTGAGACGTACCCAAGTACACATAAAGTGATTTGTCTAGAGAATTTAATAGAACTAATATTTCCACAGAATTCAGTGGCGTAGCGCCCTTTACGCAAAAACGCAAATGAGTacacaaaattttgcaaagcaTAGGTCTTATGATTTGAGTTTCCTATTGTTTGCACGTAAAAAAATCGTATTGAGACTCCACTGAATTATAATCTGCATTTTAAGTATTCAGTTCTCATCGTAAACCATGCAATTACTACGATTCCGGAAAATACcgtattccatactttacattaaaatGAATTGGAAGTTCGTTAAACTTATTTTATGAACAACTTTTAACTCCtttcaagtttaaatatttatactaaaatctgaaaacacatcAAGTTTTGAGTGTTTGTCCGTAATTGTATTCTGTCAGtctatacttacatgtaatttaaagtcGGCGGTCGGGTGATTAAAACTTGAtcaaaaatttgtcatttaggTAAGTATGTTACGGTTTGAATAATAGACCTGTTTCAAAACGCCTATTATCTTTAGTCATATGCAGTTGGTTTCCGCTAGGGTATCAGTGTTTCGTATATAATTAcagattcttttaaaattcaacatttcaCTTACACATGCAgtatgtaaaattgtaacattttgagACAATATCTCATCATCAAAAGCCTGTAAATCTAAAAGCTAAAACCTAAAATCCAAGAGCATCGGGGGTcttgatattttaaagaaaatattcgaaGAGTACCAGGTAAATAATGTTTGTCTCGGAATTCAGcaacttttgttcatatttattggaatcataatacttaaaaaatgtcatattttttaggctgttttgtcattcaaataacataaaatccaGGAGCTTGGACCCGCTGGGGCCGCCTTGAAGCCCCCAGACCCCCTTCCTTTTTTTGAATACAGTAAATTAAaaggtagctacgccactggaATTTGATTATGATTTAGTTTAATCAGACTCAACACTAGCTCAAGTGTTTGTGCGTcgtaaattgcaactttttgaCACAAGAGAAAGAAATTGTACCTCCGATATTAATTTCGTCAAGCATATGATATACGTGATAAAAAGGGAAACAACTCTTaaacaaatctaaatatatatatatacacataacgcatgaaaattgaaataacatgTAGTTGTGTATAATTCTAATGAGGCCTTCATACATTGGATATTATGCCCCAGGgtcataaaacttagacgagcttgTCTCATTTTAACAAACTGCATACATtgtgtaaaagtgagacttataaaatcaaaataggCCTCATTTAACTGTTTAAGCGTTGCGACCCAAGAGCATGGTTCCACTACATGTAACAGTTCTCCAACTAGGTGgaagaataaatacatatttttattagaCCGGACCATACATTAATCAGTTGACAGACCTCTCACCACCCCCTTCCCACTCCTCATACTTGTGTGGCGTTAATAAAATCATGACAAAGCCGTGCAGAAATGTctaaaatattcattcaatAAGATGAACAGAGTCAAACTTCGGTCCACAAAATATGGAAATGTCTTTGACGTGGATAACAAAATGGACACAAGATTGGAGTATTTATCTGGACTTTCTGCAGACCAAGTATCTATTAAGCTCCCACTAGGGCGTGTCTTCGTGAGTGGAGAGGAACTCTCTATTCCAGAGTAGCTTCCCCCAGAATGGCCATTGATCTATGGCGAGTGAGATTCCACGAGAGCTGCGGTGTTTCTAAAGGTGGTGGATCATGCGAGAGCTGTGTGGTCCCCGGTGGGGTAGGGTTACGTGGGTCTGCCGCGTGTGGGGGGCCGGTGCGAGTCGGTGACTGACAGGTTGTCCAGGGTGTAAGTGACCTGGAGCTGGTCACACATCTGCTTCATCAGATCCAGGGCCTGCTTCTGGAGAGCGGAGGACTGTGCAAGTCTATAAAACAAGATACACTATTGATAAATCACACACAGACATACAGACAGATACAATGATAACAGAGACACCACTCAATCAC
This portion of the Magallana gigas chromosome 7, xbMagGiga1.1, whole genome shotgun sequence genome encodes:
- the LOC105323151 gene encoding dnaJ homolog subfamily B member 4; this translates as MGKDYYKILGINKGASEDEIKKGYRKMALKYHPDKNKSPGAEEKFKEIAEAYDVLSDKNKREIYDKYGEEGLKNGPPPESGFQGSAPGGGNFHYEFQGNPRDTFRMFFGGDDPFASFFSGGGGGGGGFGGPGPSRMFHFGGQPGQEEMDVDDDGYGHFGGGHMGGGRPQRKRQDSAVVRELPVSLEDIYKGATKKLKITRRVLNNDGRSTRTEDKILTIDIKPGWKAGTKITFPKEGDQTPNNIPADVVFVIKDKPHSVFTREGSDIRYKAKISLKDALCGTTLQIPTIDGRKIPLRLREVVKPHTAKRIQGEGLPIPKQPGKRGDLIIDFDVVFPNQISSTAKEILSDCLPAS